A single region of the Bacteroidota bacterium genome encodes:
- a CDS encoding SurA N-terminal domain-containing protein — MAILTKIRNRSGLAIGFVGLALVLFLVSDALTSGNSIFNNSNNDIGKIDGESISIKQLELEIAKQEEGYLQRSQGQPLDENTRSQIKEQAWNTIVQQNLMSKEFTDLGITVSNDELSDLFYGENIHPQVKQAFTDPKTGSFDKNVVIQNLKQITEKGDEKTKKQLRDFEDYLYQDGMSRKYTTLLKKGIYTTNLEAKKLYEARTRTAELNYVVLPFNAIADSTIKTEEGDLKSYFNKNQNKYKERENSRKLNFVVYDFAPSREDSMEMNKWVSEQVNLFAQAKNDTQYIDQNSETKFDATPRSRKDFPEDIADKLFSDSVGAIVGPIFKDNKYQIYKISGVKNDTVLFMRASHILFKIEGTGTAQDTLNSKTKAEEVLAQIKKGGDFAMLAAQYGTDGTKDRGGDLGWFQDGQMVKEFNAFCKAGKKGDVGIVKTQFGWHIVKITENKSSKKIVVALLDRTFKASDKTTQLAFNEASQFALSGRNAEDFEANAKEKKLDIKTADFVRENDNFLPGYADAREAVKWAFNAKQGDVSEVITVGDKHLIVMVKEVREKGKSNFDAAKTKVEADYIRDKKAEQLTAKIKEAMDGGANTLDAISKKLNLTVTPVGNQSFENTNIAYVGQDNSFVGAVLGSAPAKLQAPFKGDAGVYAFQVNKFTEPTPVKDYMQYKAELKQPASQRMEYSYMEALKDMRNVVDMRYKFY; from the coding sequence ATGGCAATATTAACTAAAATAAGAAACAGAAGTGGACTTGCAATTGGATTTGTGGGTTTGGCGTTGGTGTTATTCCTTGTATCAGATGCATTAACAAGTGGAAATAGTATTTTCAATAACTCCAATAATGATATCGGAAAAATTGATGGTGAGTCAATTAGCATTAAGCAACTTGAATTAGAGATTGCTAAACAAGAAGAGGGGTATTTACAACGTAGTCAAGGACAACCACTTGATGAAAATACTCGTAGCCAGATAAAAGAACAAGCATGGAACACCATAGTACAACAAAACTTAATGAGTAAAGAATTTACTGATTTAGGTATCACCGTTTCAAACGATGAGTTGTCTGATTTATTTTATGGTGAAAACATCCATCCACAAGTAAAACAAGCTTTTACCGACCCTAAAACAGGTTCGTTTGATAAAAATGTAGTCATTCAAAACTTGAAACAGATTACTGAAAAAGGTGATGAAAAAACTAAAAAACAATTACGTGATTTTGAAGATTACTTATACCAAGATGGTATGAGCCGTAAATACACTACCCTATTGAAAAAAGGTATTTATACTACCAATTTAGAAGCAAAAAAATTGTACGAAGCACGTACACGTACAGCAGAGTTAAACTATGTAGTATTACCATTTAACGCTATTGCCGATTCAACTATTAAAACAGAAGAAGGTGATTTAAAATCGTACTTCAACAAAAACCAAAACAAATACAAAGAGCGCGAAAACAGCCGTAAATTAAACTTTGTAGTGTATGATTTTGCACCAAGCAGAGAAGACAGCATGGAAATGAACAAATGGGTTTCTGAACAAGTAAACTTATTTGCCCAAGCTAAGAATGATACTCAATATATAGACCAAAACAGTGAAACAAAGTTTGATGCAACTCCGCGTTCTCGTAAAGATTTCCCTGAAGATATAGCAGATAAATTGTTTTCAGATTCAGTTGGAGCTATTGTAGGTCCAATATTTAAAGACAATAAATACCAAATTTATAAAATAAGTGGTGTTAAAAACGATACTGTATTATTTATGCGTGCCAGCCACATTTTATTTAAAATAGAAGGTACAGGCACTGCACAAGATACTTTAAACAGCAAAACAAAAGCAGAAGAAGTATTGGCTCAAATTAAAAAAGGTGGCGATTTTGCTATGTTAGCAGCACAATACGGTACTGATGGAACTAAAGACAGAGGTGGTGATTTAGGTTGGTTCCAAGATGGCCAAATGGTAAAAGAATTCAATGCATTTTGTAAAGCAGGTAAAAAAGGTGACGTAGGAATTGTTAAAACACAATTCGGATGGCACATTGTAAAAATCACTGAAAACAAATCAAGCAAAAAAATAGTTGTTGCTTTATTAGACCGTACGTTTAAAGCAAGCGACAAAACTACTCAGTTAGCCTTTAACGAAGCCAGCCAGTTTGCATTAAGTGGCAGAAATGCTGAAGATTTTGAAGCTAATGCAAAAGAGAAAAAATTAGATATTAAAACGGCTGATTTTGTAAGAGAAAACGATAATTTCTTACCTGGTTATGCTGATGCACGCGAAGCAGTAAAATGGGCTTTTAACGCTAAACAAGGCGATGTAAGCGAAGTAATTACTGTTGGCGATAAACACTTAATTGTTATGGTAAAAGAAGTTCGTGAAAAAGGAAAATCGAATTTTGATGCTGCTAAAACAAAAGTAGAGGCTGATTATATCAGAGATAAAAAAGCGGAACAATTAACTGCTAAAATAAAAGAAGCAATGGATGGCGGAGCTAATACCCTTGATGCAATAAGCAAAAAATTGAACTTAACTGTTACTCCGGTTGGTAACCAAAGCTTCGAAAACACTAATATTGCTTATGTTGGTCAGGATAATTCATTTGTTGGTGCAGTATTAGGTTCAGCCCCTGCTAAATTACAAGCACCATTCAAAGGTGATGCAGGTGTTTATGCTTTCCAAGTAAATAAATTTACCGAGCCAACTCCGGTTAAAGACTATATGCAATACAAAGCTGAGTTAAAACAACCGGCTAGCCAACGTATGGAATATAGTTATATGGAAGCGCTTAAAGACATGCGTAATGTTGTTGACATGCGTTACAAATTTTACTAG
- a CDS encoding SAM-dependent methyltransferase: MKYGKLYLIPNFLSNEANTDFLPEMVKRMSHHIKNFVVESEKEARALIKKLQLATPQNELQIFILNEHTETKSYHQLLKALENEQDAGIISDAGLPCVADPGYQLVALAHQKNIEIIPLPGASSIFMALMASGFSGQNFAFTGYIPIDKALRVKRIKELEREAIGKMQAQIFMETPYRNNQLLDELIKNGFPNTLLCIACNVSSPNEFIKTKTLKEWASAKPDLHKKPAIFILGV, translated from the coding sequence ATGAAATACGGAAAACTATACTTAATTCCCAACTTTTTATCGAATGAGGCAAATACTGATTTTTTGCCTGAAATGGTAAAAAGAATGAGCCATCACATAAAAAATTTTGTAGTAGAGAGTGAAAAAGAAGCTAGGGCTTTGATAAAAAAACTGCAACTGGCTACTCCTCAAAACGAACTGCAAATTTTTATATTGAATGAGCATACCGAAACTAAAAGTTACCATCAGCTGTTAAAAGCACTGGAAAATGAACAGGATGCGGGTATTATTAGCGATGCCGGTTTGCCTTGTGTGGCTGATCCCGGTTATCAATTAGTGGCTTTGGCACATCAAAAAAATATAGAGATTATTCCATTACCAGGTGCCTCCTCTATTTTTATGGCCTTAATGGCAAGTGGCTTTAGTGGACAGAACTTTGCTTTTACCGGTTATATTCCCATTGACAAAGCATTGCGGGTAAAACGCATTAAAGAGTTGGAACGTGAAGCTATTGGTAAAATGCAAGCACAGATATTTATGGAAACACCCTATAGAAATAACCAATTGTTGGATGAATTAATTAAAAATGGTTTTCCGAACACCTTGCTTTGTATAGCCTGTAACGTAAGCTCACCCAATGAGTTTATTAAAACTAAAACCTTGAAAGAATGGGCAAGTGCTAAGCCTGATTTACATAAAAAGCCAGCTATATTTATTTTGGGTGTTTAA
- a CDS encoding DUF4421 family protein: MKKILIIILGLLSFLNQLSAQDSLRRKQLPREYFIDDISDQLNVSLFALTNKSDINVIGKAGANLTYTPNDYTAIGVSVRLNWLGLAFSYAPKNIQEKEKGTTTYTNIKLSSYGKKMGFDIYYLDYSGYYLNNTKDVLPNTPPKTFYIRNDLSTLNIGANYYYIFNHKRYSYRSTFIQNEIQKHSAGSFMLSTSLNYYNIRADSSIVPRNVNPDKFGAESKLQKGDFYNLCFMPGYGHTFVAYKRFFLTLSAFGGIDFQQQHYTSELINGNKVFDEFEIIPRAMGRAGIGYNYRRFFTGLTGVADVYNLPLGKNERISYSVGSVSFYFGYHFSLPKSIKRYTDYMKKFPNLNFQKSKH, from the coding sequence TTGAAAAAAATACTCATCATAATACTTGGCTTACTAAGCTTTTTAAATCAACTAAGCGCTCAGGATTCGTTGCGAAGAAAGCAGTTACCACGGGAGTATTTTATTGATGATATTTCCGACCAATTAAACGTAAGTTTATTTGCATTAACGAACAAAAGCGACATTAATGTAATAGGAAAAGCAGGAGCCAACTTAACTTATACGCCAAACGATTATACTGCCATAGGTGTGAGTGTAAGACTTAACTGGCTTGGCTTGGCCTTTAGTTACGCGCCAAAAAATATACAGGAAAAAGAAAAAGGAACTACTACCTACACCAATATAAAATTAAGTAGTTATGGCAAAAAAATGGGCTTTGATATTTATTACCTGGATTATTCAGGCTATTACTTAAACAATACCAAAGATGTTTTACCAAACACTCCTCCAAAAACTTTTTACATACGTAATGATTTAAGTACCTTAAATATTGGTGCTAATTATTATTATATTTTTAACCATAAACGTTATTCTTACAGAAGTACATTTATACAAAACGAAATTCAAAAACACAGTGCAGGTAGTTTTATGTTAAGCACTTCACTTAATTATTATAATATCAGGGCTGACTCTTCTATTGTTCCAAGAAATGTAAACCCTGATAAATTTGGTGCAGAGAGCAAACTGCAAAAAGGCGATTTTTACAACTTGTGTTTTATGCCCGGCTATGGACATACTTTTGTAGCCTACAAACGCTTCTTTTTAACTTTATCTGCCTTTGGCGGTATTGATTTTCAACAACAACACTACACCAGTGAATTAATAAATGGGAACAAGGTATTTGATGAATTTGAAATTATACCACGTGCCATGGGAAGAGCGGGTATAGGCTATAATTACAGACGGTTTTTTACAGGCCTAACAGGGGTGGCAGATGTATACAATTTACCCTTGGGCAAAAATGAACGCATCAGCTACAGTGTTGGTAGTGTAAGTTTTTATTTTGGTTATCATTTTAGTTTACCAAAATCTATTAAACGTTATACTGATTACATGAAAAAGTTTCCCAATCTTAACTTTCAAAAATCGAAACATTAG
- a CDS encoding amidohydrolase, translating to MIKNLFYGAIIIILLNSCSSKQKVDTICFNGQIITVDTAMSKKQAFAIRDGKFVEVGSDESILSKYESLQKIDLKQQFVYPGLIDAHSHFYGLGNFLQMVDLTGAKSWDECVQRCKLFYALHKPTILLGRGWDQNLWDSKSFPTNDKLNELFAQIPVMLKRVDGHAAMVNDCVLKLALITESTKVSGGLVVTANNKATGVLVDNAVDLVEAVLPAITTSDKIKALKIAEQHCFSYGLTSVCDAGLELNIIHLIDSLQQSNTLGIRLYAMVSLNDENLKEALQIGVYKTDMLNVSSFKMYADGSLGSRGACLIEPYSDDVHNKGFLLTDIHKMKKYIRQIALSKFQLNTHCIGDSTNRYILKLYSQALGKSNDRRWRIEHAQVVNPADLSLFKEYAIIPSVQPTHATSDMYWAVDRLGKERIKQAYAYQTLLQQNNWLPLGTDFPVESVSPFYTFYAAVSRQDADKKPIDGFNKENALSREQALKGMTIWAAKAAFEENEKGSIETNKMADFIVCDIDLLNEKDLLKIRNTKPQQVFVAGKKVK from the coding sequence ATGATTAAAAACTTATTTTACGGTGCAATTATAATCATTCTGCTAAATTCATGTAGTAGTAAACAAAAAGTAGATACAATTTGTTTTAACGGTCAAATTATTACCGTTGATACTGCCATGAGTAAAAAGCAAGCTTTTGCTATAAGGGATGGTAAGTTTGTTGAAGTAGGTAGTGATGAAAGCATTCTTTCAAAGTATGAAAGTTTACAAAAAATAGACTTAAAGCAACAGTTTGTATATCCGGGTTTAATTGATGCACACAGTCATTTTTATGGCTTGGGAAATTTTTTACAAATGGTTGATTTAACGGGAGCAAAAAGCTGGGATGAATGTGTGCAACGCTGTAAATTATTTTATGCACTGCACAAACCAACTATTTTATTGGGTAGAGGTTGGGACCAGAATTTATGGGACAGCAAAAGCTTTCCAACCAATGATAAACTGAATGAGTTATTTGCTCAAATACCAGTTATGCTTAAAAGAGTTGATGGCCATGCAGCCATGGTAAATGATTGTGTATTGAAATTAGCCCTTATAACAGAAAGCACGAAAGTGAGTGGTGGTTTAGTGGTAACTGCAAATAATAAAGCAACAGGCGTGTTGGTTGATAATGCAGTAGATTTAGTGGAAGCAGTATTGCCTGCAATTACTACCAGCGATAAAATTAAAGCACTGAAAATAGCAGAACAGCATTGTTTTAGCTATGGTTTAACAAGTGTATGCGATGCAGGATTGGAGTTAAACATTATACATTTAATTGATAGTTTACAACAAAGCAATACATTAGGCATACGCTTATATGCCATGGTAAGTTTAAATGATGAAAATTTAAAAGAAGCACTTCAAATAGGCGTATATAAAACAGATATGTTAAACGTTTCCAGTTTTAAAATGTATGCCGATGGTTCATTAGGCTCGCGTGGTGCCTGTTTGATTGAACCATATAGTGATGATGTGCACAATAAAGGTTTTTTATTAACGGATATTCATAAAATGAAAAAGTATATCCGGCAAATTGCGTTAAGTAAGTTTCAGTTAAACACCCATTGTATTGGCGACTCAACCAACCGATATATTTTAAAATTATACAGCCAGGCTTTAGGTAAAAGTAACGACAGGCGTTGGCGCATTGAACACGCCCAGGTTGTTAATCCTGCCGATTTAAGTTTATTTAAGGAGTATGCCATTATACCTTCAGTTCAACCTACACACGCTACCAGCGATATGTATTGGGCCGTAGATAGATTAGGCAAAGAACGCATTAAACAAGCCTATGCTTATCAAACATTGCTGCAACAAAACAATTGGCTACCATTAGGTACAGATTTTCCTGTAGAGTCGGTTTCACCTTTTTATACTTTTTATGCAGCAGTATCAAGGCAGGATGCTGATAAAAAACCTATAGATGGGTTTAACAAAGAAAATGCTTTAAGTCGTGAACAGGCTTTAAAAGGTATGACTATTTGGGCGGCTAAAGCAGCTTTTGAAGAAAACGAAAAAGGAAGTATTGAAACCAATAAAATGGCGGATTTTATAGTTTGCGATATTGATTTATTAAACGAAAAGGATTTACTTAAAATACGCAATACCAAACCACAACAAGTATTTGTGGCAGGTAAAAAAGTAAAGTAA
- a CDS encoding aspartate-semialdehyde dehydrogenase — MKLAVVGATGLVGSVMLKVLQEKNFPVTELIPVASDKSAGKKIMFNNKEYTLHTMQQAIDAKPQIALFSAGGSVSLEWAPKFAEIGCYVIDNSSAWRMDETKKLVVPEVNAHVLTTNDKIIANPNCSTIQMVLVLQPLHKKYRIKRVVVSTYQSVTGTGVKAVQQMENERQGIQGEMAYKYQIDKNALPHIDVFLENGYTKEEMKMVKETKKIMGDDSIKVTATCVRIPTTGGHSESVNIEFENDFDLAEVKNILAHTSGVTLQDDVDNFIYPMPLFADGKDDVFVGRIRRDESQANTLNLWIVADNLRKGAATNTVQIAEYLLANQLIKA, encoded by the coding sequence ATGAAATTGGCTGTGGTGGGCGCTACCGGACTGGTAGGCTCTGTTATGTTAAAAGTATTACAAGAAAAGAATTTCCCTGTTACTGAATTAATACCTGTTGCTTCTGATAAATCGGCAGGAAAAAAAATAATGTTCAATAACAAGGAATATACTTTACATACCATGCAACAAGCCATTGATGCAAAGCCGCAAATAGCTTTATTTTCTGCCGGTGGAAGTGTTTCTTTAGAGTGGGCTCCAAAGTTTGCTGAAATTGGTTGTTATGTTATTGATAACTCATCTGCTTGGCGTATGGACGAAACTAAAAAGTTAGTAGTACCGGAAGTAAATGCCCATGTATTAACCACCAACGATAAAATTATTGCCAACCCTAACTGCTCAACCATACAAATGGTATTGGTTTTACAACCTTTGCACAAAAAATATAGAATAAAACGCGTGGTGGTTTCTACTTACCAATCAGTTACGGGTACCGGTGTAAAAGCGGTACAGCAAATGGAAAATGAACGCCAGGGTATACAGGGTGAAATGGCTTATAAATACCAAATTGATAAAAATGCTTTGCCACATATAGATGTTTTTTTAGAAAATGGTTACACCAAAGAAGAAATGAAAATGGTGAAGGAAACTAAAAAAATAATGGGAGATGACAGTATAAAAGTTACTGCTACCTGTGTGCGCATTCCTACTACCGGTGGGCATAGCGAAAGTGTAAACATTGAGTTTGAGAACGATTTTGATTTAGCGGAAGTCAAAAACATTTTAGCCCATACATCTGGTGTTACTTTGCAGGATGATGTAGATAATTTTATATACCCTATGCCGCTGTTTGCCGATGGTAAAGACGATGTTTTTGTAGGTAGAATTAGAAGGGATGAAAGCCAGGCCAACACTTTAAACTTATGGATTGTAGCGGACAATTTGCGCAAAGGTGCTGCTACCAATACGGTACAAATAGCTGAATACTTATTGGCAAACCAATTAATTAAAGCTTAG
- a CDS encoding aminotransferase class I/II-fold pyridoxal phosphate-dependent enzyme, which produces MDLFEKLKTKPGPLGQHGDDSYGYYMFPKLEGEIGPRMLFRGKEKLNWSLNNYLGLANHPEVRKTDAEATAQYGLAYPMGARMMSGNTSFHEQLERELAAFVSKPDAILLNFGYQGMVSAIDCLVDRHDVIVYDAESHACILDGVRLHMGKRFVFTHNNMESLETQLKRAERLVAETGGSILVITEGVFGMTGAQGNIKAIAELKKKYSFRLFVDDAHGFGTMGKTGAGVGEEQGVMDAIDVYFGTFAKSMAGIGGFIAGENLVIKHLRYNIRSQIFAKSLPMPMVIGALKRLSLLRDFPENKAKLWTIVRALQSGLKENGFNIGVTTTPVTPVVLNGTIPEATAITHELREVYNIFCSIVVYPVVPKGMIILRLIPTAAHTLADVTETIAAFSVIKEKLDAGAYKETAFVSMGDLAKA; this is translated from the coding sequence ATGGATTTATTTGAAAAGCTGAAGACTAAACCGGGTCCGCTTGGGCAACATGGTGATGATAGTTATGGGTATTATATGTTCCCTAAATTAGAGGGAGAAATAGGTCCTCGTATGTTATTCAGAGGTAAAGAAAAATTAAACTGGAGCTTAAACAATTATTTAGGTTTAGCCAATCATCCGGAAGTACGTAAAACCGATGCAGAAGCAACCGCTCAATATGGTTTAGCCTACCCAATGGGAGCTAGGATGATGAGTGGAAACACCAGTTTTCACGAACAGTTAGAGCGCGAGTTAGCAGCATTTGTTAGCAAACCCGATGCAATTTTATTGAATTTCGGATACCAGGGAATGGTTTCTGCTATTGATTGTTTGGTAGACCGCCACGATGTAATAGTATATGATGCCGAAAGCCATGCATGTATTTTAGATGGCGTTCGTTTGCACATGGGTAAACGTTTTGTGTTTACACATAATAATATGGAAAGCTTAGAAACCCAGTTAAAGCGTGCGGAAAGACTCGTAGCTGAAACGGGTGGTTCAATATTGGTTATTACCGAAGGCGTATTTGGTATGACAGGTGCACAAGGCAATATTAAAGCCATAGCTGAGTTAAAGAAAAAATACAGCTTCCGTTTGTTTGTTGATGATGCGCATGGTTTTGGTACCATGGGTAAAACAGGAGCAGGCGTAGGCGAAGAACAAGGTGTAATGGATGCTATAGATGTTTACTTTGGTACCTTTGCTAAAAGTATGGCAGGTATAGGTGGTTTTATAGCTGGTGAAAATTTAGTAATTAAACATTTACGCTACAATATACGTTCTCAGATTTTTGCTAAAAGCTTACCAATGCCAATGGTAATAGGTGCTTTAAAACGCCTTTCATTGTTACGCGATTTCCCTGAAAACAAAGCCAAATTGTGGACTATAGTAAGAGCTTTACAGAGCGGTTTAAAAGAAAATGGGTTCAATATAGGTGTTACTACCACACCGGTTACACCGGTAGTTTTAAATGGTACTATACCCGAAGCAACTGCTATTACACATGAATTAAGAGAAGTGTATAATATATTCTGTTCAATAGTTGTTTACCCTGTAGTACCAAAAGGAATGATTATATTGCGTTTAATTCCGACAGCGGCACATACTTTAGCAGATGTAACAGAAACCATTGCTGCCTTTTCAGTTATTAAAGAAAAACTGGATGCAGGTGCTTATAAAGAAACAGCATTTGTTTCCATGGGCGATTTGGCTAAAGCGTAA
- a CDS encoding DUF255 domain-containing protein, which yields MKKIAIILSVFIVVLGLFAFKPQTEEVKWLNFNDGYKLAKKKNKIILVDVYTEWCGWCKRMDRDTYAKPSIVNALNKDYVVVKFNPEVTGVTYSYNGKTYDGPGLAGAISNNSISGYPTTVFINPKSHKTKLEVGYKNEADMSVILVDIQKSLKGQ from the coding sequence ATGAAAAAGATAGCAATCATATTAAGTGTATTTATAGTAGTACTAGGCTTATTTGCTTTTAAACCACAAACGGAAGAAGTAAAGTGGCTTAATTTTAACGATGGATATAAACTGGCTAAAAAGAAAAACAAAATAATTTTAGTTGATGTGTATACAGAATGGTGTGGCTGGTGTAAACGTATGGATAGAGATACCTATGCTAAACCAAGTATTGTAAATGCACTAAACAAAGATTACGTAGTGGTTAAATTTAACCCGGAGGTAACAGGTGTAACTTATAGCTATAATGGTAAAACATACGATGGACCAGGCTTAGCTGGAGCTATTAGCAATAATAGTATTAGTGGTTATCCTACAACTGTTTTTATCAATCCTAAATCGCATAAAACAAAATTAGAAGTAGGTTATAAAAACGAAGCCGATATGAGCGTAATTTTAGTTGATATTCAAAAAAGTTTAAAAGGGCAATAA
- a CDS encoding TetR/AcrR family transcriptional regulator, with translation MAESLNINRKDQIVDAAALLFKQKGYVSTSMRDLATELGIEAASIYHHIKSKEELLESICFDMANKFISNAKEVNDIYFNAEERLRMAIKLHIETITENQNQSAVFLSEWRNLSEPKLGLFKQLRNQYENQFTIILIDGENEDIFDQTDKKFAVLSILSTINFVNEWYNPEGKMNAAEIAEKLSNFIMGGLRKRLVTDVL, from the coding sequence ATGGCTGAATCGTTGAACATCAATAGAAAAGACCAGATAGTAGATGCAGCCGCATTGCTATTTAAACAAAAAGGATATGTTTCCACCAGTATGCGCGATTTGGCAACTGAATTAGGTATAGAAGCAGCAAGTATTTATCACCACATTAAATCGAAAGAAGAACTTTTAGAAAGCATTTGTTTCGATATGGCCAATAAATTTATATCAAACGCCAAAGAGGTAAACGATATTTATTTTAACGCAGAAGAGCGTTTGCGCATGGCTATTAAATTACACATAGAAACCATTACAGAAAATCAAAACCAATCTGCTGTGTTTTTAAGCGAGTGGCGTAATTTAAGTGAGCCTAAATTGGGCTTGTTTAAGCAATTACGTAATCAATACGAAAACCAGTTTACCATTATTTTAATTGATGGCGAAAATGAGGATATTTTTGACCAGACAGACAAAAAATTTGCCGTGTTAAGTATTCTTTCAACTATCAATTTTGTAAACGAATGGTATAACCCGGAAGGTAAAATGAACGCTGCAGAAATAGCAGAAAAACTAAGTAATTTTATTATGGGTGGTTTACGCAAACGTTTGGTAACGGACGTATTATAG
- the paaA gene encoding 1,2-phenylacetyl-CoA epoxidase subunit PaaA, translating to MYGNAYIDPNEKPKSIIDGEDPIKLAEFEARIARGEKIEPRDWMPREYRKQLIRMIEQHGHSEIIGALPEGTWITRAPGFKRKLALMAKVQDEVGHAQLLYSAAETLGKNREAMINDLITGKSKYSNVFNYPAYTWADACIIAWLIDAGAIINQVANAKGSYGPYCRALDRICTEESFHLKYGHDNVVTLATGTPTQRKMVQEALTRWWPPIMHFFGPSDKISSHTEILMKWKVKMATNDDMRQQFLNMYVPKIWDLGLTVPDANLKKNEETGKWDYTEPDWDEFKRVINGGGPCNAERLAVRRMAEEKGRWVRQALLNKSEKYVLPLA from the coding sequence ATGTACGGAAATGCTTACATCGATCCAAACGAAAAACCCAAATCAATTATTGATGGGGAGGATCCAATTAAATTAGCTGAATTTGAAGCACGTATTGCACGTGGCGAAAAAATTGAACCAAGAGATTGGATGCCGCGTGAGTACAGAAAACAATTAATCAGGATGATTGAACAACACGGTCATTCAGAAATTATTGGTGCTTTACCAGAAGGAACATGGATTACCCGTGCACCCGGTTTTAAACGCAAATTGGCTTTAATGGCTAAAGTACAGGATGAAGTTGGTCATGCACAACTATTATACAGTGCGGCAGAAACACTAGGTAAAAACCGCGAAGCCATGATTAACGATTTAATTACTGGTAAATCAAAATATTCAAACGTATTTAACTATCCTGCATATACCTGGGCTGATGCTTGTATTATAGCCTGGTTAATTGATGCCGGAGCTATTATTAACCAAGTAGCCAATGCCAAAGGAAGTTACGGCCCTTATTGCCGTGCCTTAGATAGAATTTGCACAGAAGAAAGTTTCCATTTAAAATACGGACACGATAATGTAGTAACATTGGCTACAGGAACACCTACACAACGCAAAATGGTGCAAGAGGCATTAACCCGTTGGTGGCCACCTATTATGCATTTCTTTGGCCCAAGCGATAAAATTTCGAGCCATACAGAAATACTAATGAAGTGGAAAGTGAAGATGGCTACTAACGATGATATGCGTCAACAATTCTTAAACATGTATGTACCCAAAATTTGGGATTTAGGTTTAACTGTTCCCGATGCTAATTTGAAGAAAAATGAAGAAACAGGTAAATGGGATTATACCGAGCCGGATTGGGATGAATTTAAACGCGTAATCAATGGTGGTGGCCCATGCAATGCAGAGCGTTTAGCGGTGCGCAGAATGGCTGAAGAAAAAGGCCGTTGGGTGCGCCAGGCATTATTGAACAAGTCAGAAAAATATGTATTGCCATTAGCTTAA
- the paaC gene encoding 1,2-phenylacetyl-CoA epoxidase subunit PaaC → MEHIKELLYKMADDLLVLGHRNSEWTGLGPILEEDIAFSSMAQDKIGHSQALFQILHELGEAEPDTNAFMREAKQFHNAQLLELPNDDYDFSTIRHFLFDHADQLRFDNLANSSFEPLAKVARKIKGELKYHVFHADIWLNKLGNGNEESHARMQTALNHAWNYALGIFEESKLEKELIDNNVFEGEVSLKNRWLAVITPLIEKANLKIPDEKHWAPVLGGRTGYHTEHLEQLVNEMSEVFKIEPNAEW, encoded by the coding sequence ATGGAACACATCAAAGAATTATTATATAAAATGGCCGATGACCTTTTGGTATTAGGTCATAGAAACAGTGAATGGACAGGATTAGGCCCAATATTAGAAGAGGATATTGCTTTCTCATCAATGGCACAGGATAAAATTGGTCACTCACAAGCCTTGTTTCAAATACTGCATGAATTAGGCGAAGCAGAGCCGGATACGAATGCATTTATGCGTGAAGCAAAACAGTTTCACAATGCACAGTTGCTTGAGTTGCCAAACGATGATTATGATTTTTCAACCATACGTCATTTCTTGTTTGACCACGCAGACCAGTTGCGTTTTGATAACTTAGCCAACAGTAGTTTTGAACCACTGGCTAAGGTAGCACGTAAAATAAAAGGCGAGTTAAAATACCATGTTTTTCATGCTGATATTTGGTTAAACAAATTGGGCAATGGAAATGAGGAAAGCCATGCACGTATGCAAACGGCTTTAAATCATGCATGGAATTATGCATTGGGTATATTTGAAGAAAGTAAATTGGAGAAAGAGTTAATAGACAACAATGTATTTGAAGGTGAAGTATCTTTAAAAAATCGTTGGTTAGCCGTTATCACTCCTCTTATAGAAAAAGCCAATTTAAAAATTCCTGATGAAAAACACTGGGCACCTGTTTTAGGAGGCAGAACAGGTTACCATACAGAGCATTTAGAGCAACTGGTAAATGAAATGAGCGAAGTGTTTAAAATTGAGCCAAACGCTGAATGGTAA